The genomic window CTTGAGGGATATCTCAGAGAAAGAAGTCATTTGCTACTGGAAAAGGGTATAAGGGTTTCCTTTATAGGAAGGCGGGACAGATTACCCAAAGGTCTATCAATGGAAATGGAGAGGGTTGAAAAGTTAAGACCCTCTGAAGAAAAAATTCATGTTATCCTTGCCATTGATTACGGTGGTAGAGACGAGATACTCAGAACCTTCAAGAAAATAAGTGAAGCGAGTCTTGAGCCCACAGAGAAGAACTTCAAGCTACTTTCAGACCTGCCAGAAGTGCCAGACCCAGACCTTCTTATAAGAACCGGTGGAGAAAAGAGAATATCCAACTTTCTTCTCTGGCACTTAGCCTACACAGAGCTTTACTTTACGGATACCTATTGGCCAGACTTTAGGAAAGAAGAGCT from Hydrogenobacter sp. T-8 includes these protein-coding regions:
- the uppS gene encoding polyprenyl diphosphate synthase, producing MKIPKHLAVIMDGNGRWARERGLPRIAGHYEGVKRGEELVDACIELGIRWLTLFTFSTENWKRPELEVKALMKLLEGYLRERSHLLLEKGIRVSFIGRRDRLPKGLSMEMERVEKLRPSEEKIHVILAIDYGGRDEILRTFKKISEASLEPTEKNFKLLSDLPEVPDPDLLIRTGGEKRISNFLLWHLAYTELYFTDTYWPDFRKEELIKALEDFSRRERRFGAVLKE